Within the Verrucomicrobiota bacterium genome, the region CGGAGTCTTTTTGTGTACACCCACAACTAACGAAAAATCAGCATCCCCCATCGCACTACTCTCAGAGTCTCACTGGAAATATAACAGATTTGTTAAACGCGATCTCTTTCAAACAATCGCTCCATTAATAGAGAACAGTCAACCCAGTTTTGTCTGTGTCCAAACTTCTATGTCATCTGTTTTGGGTGGCATTGGACTTGGTGCTTATGCTTCAGCCAATGATGAATTAGACCGATGGGTTGCTTTCAAAAATCAAACTTCGAAAATCCCATGGATAAGTATTAACTGGGATAGAATTGAAGATGAGTCATCCATCGAAGACACATCGCAAGCTTTTGCTGCAGATCATGTCAATACTATGTCTCAAAATGAAGCTTGGAAGCTGACACAGACTATTTTAGACCAAAGGATCGCCGGAACTTTTATTGCAACAACTTCTCCTCTTGCATCACGCTTAGCTCAATGGGTGCAGCCTGAACCTCAAGCAAAAGATCATGCTGGAGCAGGAAAAACAAGCCACCATAAAAGGCCTGATTTACCGAATAAATATGTGGCACCTCGAGACGAAGTTGAAAAAACAATTGTCACAATCTGGGAAGAGTTTTTGGGAGTCAGAGGGATAGGTGTTGAAGATAACTTTTTTGCTTTGGGAGGCCATTCACTTCTTGCCATCCAAATTATTGGAAAACTGCGACAAAGCTTCCCTGTTGAGATTGAACTGCGCCACTTAGTTTCTGATAACCCAACTCCAGCTAGTATAGCAGCTGTTCTAAAAGAAGACTTACCAGCGAATGATCAACTCGATGATATGGCAAAGCTACTTGAAGAAATTGAGCAACTCACTCCCGAAGAAGCAAAAGCTCAAATACAGGAAAAAGACTGATGAGCTCCGTATACGAAAAACTAAATCAACTTTCGCCTGAGCAAAGAGCATTATTTGAGAAGCGCATGCGTGAAAAGGGTTTGCAAATTTCAAAGCCTGATTCTATCCAAAGACGTGGACCAAATGAAGAACTATTCTTATCACCCGCTCAAGAAAGACTATGGTTTGTTCAACAGTTTGACACTGAAAATACAGCTTATAATATTAGTAGTGCTGTCCGATTACATGGATCACTAGATCTTATCAAACTTGAATTTGCCTTAACTCAAATCGTAAATCGTCATGAGTCTTTAAGAACTAGCTTTCACAAGAATAGTGAAGGACTTCCTGTACAAAAAATCCACTCCGGGGATTTTTTCTCACTCAAAAAAGAGAATCTCACAGAAACTTCTAACCCCGAAGAATATGCTAAACAACAAATTGAAGCGTCACAAAACACACCTTTCGATTTAACCTATCCACCACTTCGTTTTTACCTTTTTTCCCTTAACCCTAAAGATCATATCCTAGCATTTGTTACGCATCATATTATTTGTGATCGTTGGTCGGTCACTGTATTTATGCGTGAGCTGCTTACTTATTATACAGTCGCCGATCGCAATACTCTGCCATCCTTACAAATTCAATATCCAGACTGGGCTCTTTGGCAAAGAAAAAAACTCTCGGAGGGCCTTGCAGAAAAACAATTGGCATACTGGAAACAACAACTAGAAGGATCAGCCCCCCAGCTAGGACTCCCTTTTAGAAGTAAAAAACAAACTCTAACAACCGAAGGAAATCACCTTCCCATTACTTTAGGTTCAGGGCTGTCTGGAAAAATTAAGCAATTAGCGAATCAATCACAAGTCAGTCTCTTCACTTTCCTCTTGGCATGCTTCAAGGTTTTTCTCAATCGCTATACTGACGCGACTGACCTTGTTGTTGGAAGTGAGGTAGCCAATCGTGACCGCAATGAGAGCTTTGGCCTAATTGGCCTTTTGGTAAATACTCTAGTTATCCGAACCCAACTATCCTCTGAATTAACCTTTCTCGAAGTTCTTAAACAGGTTCAAGAAAATGTTCAAGGGGCTCTTTCTCATCAAGATCTACCCTTCGAAAAATTAGTTGAAGCAATAAACCCAGAACGAGATGTCAATCAGTTAATCCCTCTGTTTCAGGTCAAATTTGACCTGAAACAGATTCCCATTACTGAGAAACAATTGGGAGAGCTCACCCTTGAAAGCTTTCCAACAATTGATAAAAGTGCCAAATATGATCTCCGATTCAATCTTCAAGAAGACGATGAATGTATTTCCGGTCAAATCGAATACCGAACATCTCTATTTGAAGAAGCAACAATTCAACGTATGGGCCAGCACTTTATCAACATGATGGGCCACATCGTCGCTAACCCACATCATCCACTCACCAAATTTGACATACTCTCCTCTACAGAGCAAAAGGACATTCTTAAAAGTAGTTTTGGCAGACAAGTTGCTACCTCACAAGAGACATTGCATCACTTATTTGAGAAACAAGTTCATACAACTCCTCATAACATAGCTATCTACGATGGTTATAAGTCCATTAACTACCAAGAGCTAAATGTGCTAGCTGATGCTAGAGCTAAGGAAATTGAAGCTCTTAAACTTAGTCCGGAATCTCGTATTGGCATTTGTGTTAAAAAATCTATCGAACTAGTATCTGTACTACTTGGAATTTTGAAAGCAGACTTAGCCTATGTCCCTCTCGATCCTGATTATCCACAAGAACGGCTAGATTTAATTATTGAGGATTCGAACTGCGCAGCAATTTATCACCAATCCTCTAACGGCCTTGTATTAAAGCGGAGAAAACAAACACTCAATGATGATACAAGTACCTCAAAAAAACCTTCAACTAAATCACTCGCCTATCTTATTTATACCTCCGGATCGACCGGAAAACCTAAAGGAGTTGCTATTGAGCACCAAGCTGCAACGACTCTTATTCGTTGGGCAAGGGATTACTATACAGACAATGAACTACAAGGTGTTCTAGCCTCTACATCTATCTGTTTTGATCTCTCTATTTTTGAAATCTTTGTCCCTCTGACAACTGGTGGATCAATCATAGTAGCCGACACTCTCTTTTCCCTTCCTAAGCTCCCAGCCCAAGATAAAGTGACTTTGATCAATACGGTCCCAAGCCTACTCAGAAGTCTATTAGCAGAATACGAACTGCCTAAGTCCATCACAAATGTCAATCTAGCAGGTGAAGCTCTGCCCTCTGACCTGGTTGATGATCTACACAAGTTGGGTATTCAGCGTGTCGACAACTTGTACGGACCTTCTGAAGACACCACCTATTCTACATGGGTATCTATGCTAAGAGGTGAATTTGATTCACAGAAAGAAATCATCACAATCGGATACCCAATTGATAATACGGTAGCTTATATTCTTGATGAACATCAACGTATTCAACCAAATGGTCTTTCAGGAGAACTATACCTAGGAGGTGATGGCCTAGCTAGAGGATATCTAAACCGGGAAGAGCTTACAGAAACAAGTTTTATTCCTAATCCCATCTCCTCTCAACCTAGTCGCCTATACAGAACAGGCGATCGAGCCCGTCGTAATGAGCGAGGAGAAATTGAATTCCTCGGACGTATTGATTATCAATTTAAAGTGAGAGGCTTTCGTATTGAGGCCGGAGAAATTGAAACACGCCTTCGCTCTCACACAAATATTCTTGATGCAGTAGTTATGCCTTATCGCAATAAACGCGAGACTCTTTTATTAGCTTACTTAGTGGGAGAGGAAGGAAAAACCATTCCTACTCACGAGAAGTTGCATCAATACTTAAGCGATCAATTACCCTCAGCTATGATTCCAACCCTTTGGCATACACTTGAAGAAATTCCAAGGCTTCCAAATGGCAAGGTCAATAAAGAAGCACTTCCTCAACCTAATAACCCAAAAAGCCAAAACACGTATGAGCCTCCGATAAATGATACCCAGCATCAACTTGTTGAGCTATGGCAGAATCTTCTTCAAAAAGAAAAAATCGGTATTCATGACAGTTTCTTTTTACTTGGCGGACATTCCCTTTTAGCTATTCAGCTTGTCTCAAAAATGGAGAGCCATTTTAAAGTCAGCGTTCCACTGCGTGACCTTTTCCAGAATCCTACTATTGAAGCTATTTCTAAAATGATCCAGGAAACCAATGATGCACTACCTGCAGCAGAGCAATTTGAGATCAAAACAGATTCCCAAAGCCGTCATCAGCCATTTCCTCTTACAGATATCCAACAAGCTTATTGGCTCGGGCGTCATGGAGCTTTCGAGCTAGGGAATATCGGAACACATGGCTATCGAGAAATTAATCTCAAAGGGATTCCTCACGAGAAAATTGAAACTTTTTTTAATCAACTAATCAAACGACATGATATGCTCCGCGTCATAGTTGAAACTGATGGACAACAACGCATTCTTGAAGAAGTTCCATATTACAAAATTAACAAGACATCGATTAGCCCAGAAAAAACAGAAGAAACCATCATGGCTCGTCGTGAAGCCTTATCCCACCAAGTCTTTGCTACAAATCAATGGCCGCTTTTCCATCTAGAGGCAATAGAAATTTCACCCCATACGACTCGGTATCTTTGCAGTTTCGATGTTCTCTTGGGGGACGCATGGAGTTTACAAATTCTCGGCAAAGAAATAGTTCAACTTATTATGAACCTTCAGCTCTTACCACTTTCATTAAGCTTCCGTGATTATGTCATTGCCGAAAAAGCTTGGGCTAATGACGCAATCGCTCGAAGAGACTGGGCTTTTTGGAAAGAAAAAATTAAGACACTTCCTCCAGCGCCTGAGCTTCCACTCATTAAAAACCCACGCGAACTAACACTCCCTAAGGTTAGAAGAAGAAACTTTAAACTCTCACCTAGCCTCTGGCAAAAGCTTCAACAAGAGGGACAATCCAGCGGGCTAACACCATCAGCTATTATACTTGCAGCTTTTTCAGAAATCCTAGGTAATTGGAGTCGACATCCTGCTTTCACAATCAACCTAACCCTTTTCAACCGACCTCAGGTACATGAAGACATTAATTCTATAGTAGGTGACTTCACTTCTTCAACATTGATTGACTGTGACCAGCGCGGTGGCGGAACTTTTGCCGAACGAGCAACTCGAGTACAGTCAACTTTATGGCAGGCATTAGAACACCGCTCTGTCAGTGGTGTTAAAATCATCCGAGAAATGAGTAAAGAGCTCTCATCAAATGGGGGAGCTCTCATGCCTGTTGTCTTCACTAGCACCTTAGGGCAACTTTCTGTTAAGAAACCTGAGAATGATTGGAGTGCAACATTCGTTTATGGAGTCAGTCAAACTTCTCAAGTTTATCTTGATCATCAAGTTTCTGAAATAGACGGCCATCTTGTCATCAATTGGGATGTCATAGAAGAACTATGGCCTGATGGCGTTTTAGATGAGATGTTTAAAACATATGAGCACTTTATTGTAGACCTTGCTAAGCATCCAGAATGCTGGAATAAGCAACCCCTTCTCTCATCTCTTGCTACATATGAAAAACTTAATGCTATTTCTGAAACTTGTATCTCTGTTAAGCCTCAAGCTTTGTTACATACGCAGTTTTATGAACAAGCACTCAAAAAGCCTAACGCTCCTGCTATTCTTACGGATTCAGAAAATCTCAGCTACGAAGAAATCGCCAAAAGAAGCATTCAACTCTCAGAACAATTATTAAAACTTAATGTTAAGACAAATGATCTCATTGCAATATCTACCCACAAGGGATGGGAGCAAGTCGTCGCCTGTTTGGGTATCTTAACTGCTGGAGCAGCTTATGTTCCGATCAGCCCAAGCCTTCCTACTGCAAGACAAAAAGAGCTCATAGAAGATACCGAAGCCAAAATTGTTATCGTATCCGAAAATAAGCCAAATCATTTTCCCAGCGAAGTAACTCAAATAGAGCTAAAGCTAAACACACCTTTAAATGTAACCCTAACCATTCCAAAATCTATTCAAAAGCAAAATGACCTTGCTTATGTCATCTACACCTCTGGGTCTACGGGTATGCCAAAAGGAGTCATGATCGATCACCGTGGGGCACTCAATACCATTACTGATATTAATCAAAGACTCAAAATTCAACCGAGTGATCGCATTTATAGTATTTCTGCACTCAACTTTGACCTTTCTGTTTATGATTTATTTGGGGCACTTATATCTGGAGCCGCCATTGTTATGGGCACTGACGCCTTACGATCTGAAGATCCCAAATATTGGTATGAACGATGCAATCAAGACCAAGTTACCATCTGGAATTCTGTTCCAGCTCTCGCACAGCTTTTTGTTCAAGAGACTATTTCGCAAAAGAAAACTAATGATATTTCACTTAGCTCCCCTATTAGAGCAGTACTCATGAGTGGAGACTGGATTCCTGTAAAACTCCCCACTATTCTTCATGAACAATTCCCTAAGGCTGAACTCTTTAGCTTAGGTGGTGCAACAGAAGCTTCCATTTGGTCTATCATCTACCCTATTAAAGAACCTATTCTTTCCTGGCCTAGTATTCCCTATGGGAAGCCAATGGATAATCAAACCTGGTATGTTCTGGATGAAAATGGAGCGCCCCGCCCGCCCTGGGTGCCAGGGGAACTATATATAGGAGGCAAAGGTATTGCACTGGGTTACTGGAATCGTCCCGAACTATCTGCAGAACGCTTTGTTGCTAATCCGTTTGATAAAGGCACCTCTAATAGTCAATACCTCTACCGTACTGGGGACTGGGGGCGACTAAGACCCAATCCTTCTAAACCAACAGAGTATTGCCTAGAATTTCTTGGACGTGAAGAT harbors:
- a CDS encoding amino acid adenylation domain-containing protein, encoding MSSVYEKLNQLSPEQRALFEKRMREKGLQISKPDSIQRRGPNEELFLSPAQERLWFVQQFDTENTAYNISSAVRLHGSLDLIKLEFALTQIVNRHESLRTSFHKNSEGLPVQKIHSGDFFSLKKENLTETSNPEEYAKQQIEASQNTPFDLTYPPLRFYLFSLNPKDHILAFVTHHIICDRWSVTVFMRELLTYYTVADRNTLPSLQIQYPDWALWQRKKLSEGLAEKQLAYWKQQLEGSAPQLGLPFRSKKQTLTTEGNHLPITLGSGLSGKIKQLANQSQVSLFTFLLACFKVFLNRYTDATDLVVGSEVANRDRNESFGLIGLLVNTLVIRTQLSSELTFLEVLKQVQENVQGALSHQDLPFEKLVEAINPERDVNQLIPLFQVKFDLKQIPITEKQLGELTLESFPTIDKSAKYDLRFNLQEDDECISGQIEYRTSLFEEATIQRMGQHFINMMGHIVANPHHPLTKFDILSSTEQKDILKSSFGRQVATSQETLHHLFEKQVHTTPHNIAIYDGYKSINYQELNVLADARAKEIEALKLSPESRIGICVKKSIELVSVLLGILKADLAYVPLDPDYPQERLDLIIEDSNCAAIYHQSSNGLVLKRRKQTLNDDTSTSKKPSTKSLAYLIYTSGSTGKPKGVAIEHQAATTLIRWARDYYTDNELQGVLASTSICFDLSIFEIFVPLTTGGSIIVADTLFSLPKLPAQDKVTLINTVPSLLRSLLAEYELPKSITNVNLAGEALPSDLVDDLHKLGIQRVDNLYGPSEDTTYSTWVSMLRGEFDSQKEIITIGYPIDNTVAYILDEHQRIQPNGLSGELYLGGDGLARGYLNREELTETSFIPNPISSQPSRLYRTGDRARRNERGEIEFLGRIDYQFKVRGFRIEAGEIETRLRSHTNILDAVVMPYRNKRETLLLAYLVGEEGKTIPTHEKLHQYLSDQLPSAMIPTLWHTLEEIPRLPNGKVNKEALPQPNNPKSQNTYEPPINDTQHQLVELWQNLLQKEKIGIHDSFFLLGGHSLLAIQLVSKMESHFKVSVPLRDLFQNPTIEAISKMIQETNDALPAAEQFEIKTDSQSRHQPFPLTDIQQAYWLGRHGAFELGNIGTHGYREINLKGIPHEKIETFFNQLIKRHDMLRVIVETDGQQRILEEVPYYKINKTSISPEKTEETIMARREALSHQVFATNQWPLFHLEAIEISPHTTRYLCSFDVLLGDAWSLQILGKEIVQLIMNLQLLPLSLSFRDYVIAEKAWANDAIARRDWAFWKEKIKTLPPAPELPLIKNPRELTLPKVRRRNFKLSPSLWQKLQQEGQSSGLTPSAIILAAFSEILGNWSRHPAFTINLTLFNRPQVHEDINSIVGDFTSSTLIDCDQRGGGTFAERATRVQSTLWQALEHRSVSGVKIIREMSKELSSNGGALMPVVFTSTLGQLSVKKPENDWSATFVYGVSQTSQVYLDHQVSEIDGHLVINWDVIEELWPDGVLDEMFKTYEHFIVDLAKHPECWNKQPLLSSLATYEKLNAISETCISVKPQALLHTQFYEQALKKPNAPAILTDSENLSYEEIAKRSIQLSEQLLKLNVKTNDLIAISTHKGWEQVVACLGILTAGAAYVPISPSLPTARQKELIEDTEAKIVIVSENKPNHFPSEVTQIELKLNTPLNVTLTIPKSIQKQNDLAYVIYTSGSTGMPKGVMIDHRGALNTITDINQRLKIQPSDRIYSISALNFDLSVYDLFGALISGAAIVMGTDALRSEDPKYWYERCNQDQVTIWNSVPALAQLFVQETISQKKTNDISLSSPIRAVLMSGDWIPVKLPTILHEQFPKAELFSLGGATEASIWSIIYPIKEPILSWPSIPYGKPMDNQTWYVLDENGAPRPPWVPGELYIGGKGIALGYWNRPELSAERFVANPFDKGTSNSQYLYRTGDWGRLRPNPSKPTEYCLEFLGREDSQIKINGYRIELGEIEACLQSHPALNKATVIATETKPPELVAYIIPKTNTTTSSLTKLSAKTSPHPTNDNRPRVALPDSKDNSQLFTRQSHRRFLDDTIELETLADLLSALKATPVNNAPFPKYLYPSAGSLYAVKSYLFLKESRVTGVRSGWYEYDPIQHQLLHTKPNNTSSPDDLFKINQDVAQESAFYLFLIADIAKIQESYGDRARDFAHLEAGYLSQLLMEKAHTLNIGFCPANEPSFIKLQESLDLSKDQLCVHSLIGGVIEPSWSKKWMSIESGSSSSFIEKIQSDLTSKLPEYMVPRHFQIISKIPLSPNGKVNHKALPAPLGSNQENYVSPQTTLEKTVAAHWEQLLGVEKVGLHDNFFQLGGNSLQAIQLLSLLRNEGYPNLTITNLFNALTPADQVQLLTSLEPSLLIEQKIQRVDRVDTEVSNLSDENVDAALRKLLNNSH